In the Leishmania panamensis strain MHOM/PA/94/PSC-1 chromosome 30 sequence genome, one interval contains:
- the QSOX gene encoding quiescin sulfhydryl oxidase, putative (TriTrypDB/GeneDB-style sysID: LpmP.30.0450), translating into MTLLPRLAATALSLWFLAVLCCPGRATFLSQSHSLFLDAFEVIDIHDTRLGGLHESAHMCPWILVAYSGGCGHCRLSAPDISRLAKETTEDSGDVLNEVTVAALNCETSTEECRRLQVHAVPSLYLLLPLNMSTKESTLAPVIANKKDVDEGVAEARPITMTRVLLGQGGYIKEHFDTARKVWGSASASLWAATSKERCLHMRSYLRNLKVSDAAEAGAGVGPSAAGATKFVEDTTFHMVDIANAFLETLYHEVALIGLESAARRRALLQFLRVVQQRLPGLGADVLLYSMAANRSVDNMQYSVDDFASVSVADWQKLVLSAGIPYQGTPRHLRWQTCKGSSWRYRGFPCGMWLLYHALTVNVVHADADNNNAEVLFIILDYARNFFSCDACRTHFLRFQPEKDKDPVLQLWRFHNEVNRRLAEVKEGADPLVRKRIFPDPRQCPACYRDAVTSNDEERFVVTEVSQYLRSHYKWVPTALYETTGTETLPLTRRAANHHGEAITAYRDPLSMNAFLTIVFPATVVVLGMIYVLRRARRSGTKRRRPILPLRAQV; encoded by the coding sequence ATGACACTGCTTCCCCGGCTGGCTGCCAcagccctctctctgtggttTCTCGCTGTGCTATGCTGCCCCGGCCGCGCTACATTTCTCTCCCAGTCGCATTCGCTCTTCCTGGATGCCTTCGAGGTGATTGATATCCACGACACGCGCTTGGGGGGGCTGCACGAGTCGGCGCACATGTGCCCATGGATTCTGGTCGCCTACTCAGGTGGTTGCGGGCACTGCCGCCTTTCTGCCCCAGACATCTCCCGCCTCGCGAAAGAGACGACCGAAGACAGCGGAGATGTCCTGAACGAAGTCACAGTGGCAGCTCTCAACTGCGAGACAAGCACGGAagagtgccgccgcctccaggtGCACGCCGTGCCCTCTCtttacctcctcctcccactcaaCATGTCCACTAAGGAGTCTACTCTCGCCCCAGTCATCGCTAACAAGAAGGACGTCGACGAGGGTGTTGCGGAGGCGAGGCCCATCACGATGACGCGGGTTTTGCTAGGACAAGGTGGATATATAAAGGAGCACTTCGACACCGCGCGCAAAGTCTGGGGCTCTGCCTCGGCCAGCCTGTGGGCGGCAACGAGTAAGGAGCGCTGTCTGCACATGCGGAGCTACCTGCGCAACCTGAAGGTTAGCGACGCCGCGGAGGCCGGCGCTGGCGTGGGCCCatccgctgctggcgctacAAAATTTGTGGAGGATACGACGTTTCACATGGTCGATATCGCCAACGCATTTTTAGAAACTCTCTACCACGAAGTGGCGTTGATAGGCCTCGAGTCcgctgcgcggcgccgcgctctTCTTCAGTTTCTCCGGGTGGTGCAACAGCGGTTGCCTGGACTTGGCGCGGATGTGTTGCTGTATTCCATGGCTGCCAACCGCAGTGTAGATAACATGCAGTACAGCGTAGACGATTTTGCTTCTGTCTCTGTGGCCGACTGGCAAAAGCTGGTTTTGTCCGCCGGTATCCCATACCAGGGGACGCCGCGGCATCTGCGCTGGCAAACGTGCAAGGGGTCCTCGTGGCGTTACCGTGGGTTTCCGTGTGGCATGTGGTTGCTCTACCACGCGCTGACAGTGAATGTGGTGCACGCGGATGctgacaacaacaacgccgaGGTGCTGTTCATCATTCTCGACTACGCGCGAAACTTCTTCTCTTGTGATGCCTGCCGCACTCATTTCCTTCGCTTTCAGCCAGAGAAGGACAAGGacccggtgctgcagctATGGCGCTTCCACAACGAGGTGAACCGACGTCTAGCCGAGGTGAAAGAGGGGGCAGATCCGCTGGTGCGAAAGCGGATCTTCCCGGACCCAAGGCAGTGCCCTGCATGTTATCGTGATGCCGTCACCAGCAATGACGAGGAACGCTTTGTGGTGACGGAGGTATCCCAGTACCTGCGATCCCACTACAAGTGGGTCCCCACAGCGCTGTACGAGACGACCGGCACGGAGACGCTCCCCCTCACAAGGAGAGCGGCGAACCATCATGGGGAGGCTATCACAGCGTACCGTGACCCTCTCAGCATGAACGCGTTTCTGACCATCGTTTTCCCCGCCACGGTAGTCGTGTTGGGTATGATTTACGTGTTGCGACGTGCCCGCAGGTCTGGCACGAAGCGACGCCGTCCCATTCTGCCCCTTCGAGCTCAAGTCTAG